In the Microtus pennsylvanicus isolate mMicPen1 chromosome 6, mMicPen1.hap1, whole genome shotgun sequence genome, one interval contains:
- the Cdk7 gene encoding cyclin-dependent kinase 7 isoform X2 gives METDLEVIIKDSSLVLTPSHIKAYMLMTLQGLEYLHQHWILHRDLKPNNLLLDENGVLKLADFGLAKSFGSPNRAYTHQVVTRWYRAPELLFGARMYGVGVDMWAVGCILAELLLRVPFLPGDSDLDQLTRIFETLGTPTEEQWPDMCSLPDYVTFKSFPGIPLQHIFIAAGDDLLDLIQGLFLFNPCARITASQALKTKYFSNRPGPTPGCQLPRPNCPAEALKEQPNPAMATKRKRTEALEQGILPKKLIF, from the exons ATGGAAACTGACCTGGAG GTTATAATAAAGGACAGTAGTCTTGTGTTGACACCATCCCACATTAAAGCCTACATGTTGATGACTCTTCAGGGGTTAGAATATTTACATCAGCATTGGATTCTACACAGG GATTTGAAACCAAACAACTTGTTGTTGGATGAGAATGGAGTTCTGAAACTGGCAGATTTTGGCCTGGCCAAGTCATTTGGGAGTCCCAATAGGGCTTACACGCATCAGGTTGTGACCAG ATGGTACCGGGCCCCTGAATTACTGTTTGGAGCTAGGATGTATGGTGTGGGTGTGGACATGTGGGCTGTTGGCTGTATATTAGCAGAATTGCTTCTAAGG GTTCCTTTTTTGCCTGGAGATTCAGACCTTGATCAGCTAACGAGAATATTTGAAACCTTGGGTACACCAACTGAAGAGCAGTGGCCG GACATGTGTAGTCTTCCAGATTATGTGACTTTTAAGAGTTTCCCTGGGATCCCACTGCAACACATCTTCATTGCAGCAGGAGACGACTTGCTCGATCTCATCCAAGGCTTGTTCCTGTTTAATCCGTGTGctagaatcacagcttcacag gcATTGAAGACTAAGTATTTCAGTAATCGTCCAGGGCCAACACCTGGATGCCAGCTTCCAAGACCAAACTGTCCAGCGGAAGCCCTAAAGGAACAGCCAAATCCAGCCATGGCAACGAAACGAAAAAGAACAGAGGCCTTAGAACAAG gaATATTGCCCAAGAAGCTAATTTTTTAG